Proteins from one Bacteroides zhangwenhongii genomic window:
- a CDS encoding SGNH/GDSL hydrolase family protein, whose translation MIQIRQLGTIITGMVLMTVFPCVYGQSRADLDKIAASQAGASPLVYTTADKEIPLIQLGNYYDEKECAVRKGLPNFYSKIKKEQEITVAFIGGSITQGDYCYRLQTTRYMENTFSNTRFKWINAGVSGTGTDLGAFRIREQVLQYKPDLIFIEFAVNGGYPDGMEGMIRKIIKENPHTDICLIYTIYTNQTTAYQKGDVPQVIKRLEDIATHYQLPSIHLGMEAAALEKAGKLLWKGTKEVAVGRFLFSNDGVHPIIDGGNLYASAIARGLEKIRKENSASQVHMLPEPLFGSEWEEAEMYIPSQIASFDKSWKEINTSVTPSLKKFSSWFDTVMTSSKEGASFSFGFEGDMIGLFDIGGPEVGQVEVLIDGKFVRLKEVSTKGFHLYEANDRIGNYTLNRFNFWCNNRYRGQYDVIKLEKGIHQVTIRVSSEKADKKKILGNKQWEDITAHPEKYDQSAIYLGRILLRGKPIPCERIKGVPKLAQQLKWEQKMKRYEKADSINPPAKDLILFVGSSTMENWKTLADDFPGKPVLNRGVSGTKTIDLINYKDRLISPYHPRQIFVYEGDNDIGYQWTPDEILEQMKRLFFILRKEKPEAEIIFISIKPSVRRLKDKERIEQTNALIKEFVEQQTNTAYADVYNPMFTAKGELFPEHYREDGLHLTAEGYAVWKEVISKYIK comes from the coding sequence ATGATACAGATACGACAATTAGGGACTATTATTACAGGGATGGTATTAATGACAGTATTTCCCTGCGTTTATGGACAAAGTCGCGCTGATTTGGATAAGATTGCAGCTTCGCAGGCAGGGGCCTCTCCTTTGGTGTATACAACGGCAGATAAGGAAATTCCCTTGATACAACTCGGAAATTATTATGATGAGAAAGAATGCGCGGTAAGAAAGGGGCTTCCTAACTTTTACTCAAAAATAAAGAAAGAGCAGGAAATTACGGTTGCTTTTATTGGTGGTAGCATAACGCAAGGAGATTACTGCTATCGTTTGCAAACTACCCGATACATGGAAAATACTTTTTCTAATACCCGTTTTAAATGGATTAATGCCGGAGTGTCCGGTACGGGTACGGATTTGGGTGCTTTCCGGATTCGGGAACAAGTATTGCAGTACAAACCGGATCTTATTTTTATTGAATTTGCTGTAAATGGTGGTTATCCTGACGGAATGGAAGGAATGATCCGAAAGATTATAAAAGAGAATCCTCATACGGATATTTGCTTGATTTATACGATTTATACGAATCAGACTACTGCCTATCAGAAAGGGGATGTTCCACAAGTGATTAAAAGATTGGAAGATATTGCAACACATTACCAACTCCCTTCTATTCATTTAGGCATGGAGGCGGCAGCACTTGAAAAGGCAGGTAAGCTACTTTGGAAAGGAACCAAAGAGGTTGCTGTCGGGAGATTTTTATTTTCTAATGACGGGGTACACCCTATCATAGATGGAGGAAACTTATATGCTTCCGCGATTGCACGAGGGCTGGAGAAAATACGAAAAGAAAATAGTGCTTCGCAGGTACATATGCTTCCTGAACCGCTTTTCGGTTCGGAGTGGGAAGAAGCTGAAATGTATATCCCTTCACAGATTGCCTCTTTTGATAAGTCATGGAAAGAGATTAATACATCAGTGACCCCTTCTTTAAAGAAGTTTTCCAGTTGGTTTGATACAGTGATGACCAGTAGTAAGGAAGGGGCATCATTTTCTTTTGGCTTTGAAGGAGATATGATAGGTCTGTTTGATATTGGCGGTCCAGAAGTAGGACAAGTGGAAGTTCTGATTGATGGAAAATTTGTTCGATTGAAAGAGGTTAGTACTAAAGGTTTTCATCTATATGAAGCGAATGACCGTATCGGGAATTATACTTTGAATCGTTTTAATTTCTGGTGTAACAATCGTTATCGGGGGCAGTATGATGTGATAAAGTTGGAAAAAGGTATTCATCAAGTAACTATTCGAGTCTCCTCTGAGAAAGCTGACAAGAAAAAAATACTCGGTAATAAACAATGGGAGGATATAACAGCACATCCTGAAAAGTATGATCAGTCTGCAATTTATTTGGGAAGGATACTCTTACGTGGAAAACCGATTCCATGCGAACGCATAAAGGGAGTGCCTAAACTGGCACAGCAACTGAAGTGGGAACAGAAAATGAAGCGTTATGAAAAGGCGGATTCCATCAATCCTCCGGCAAAAGATTTGATTCTTTTTGTGGGTAGTTCGACGATGGAGAATTGGAAAACTTTGGCAGATGATTTTCCCGGGAAGCCGGTTCTTAACCGGGGAGTTTCCGGTACGAAAACAATAGATTTGATTAATTACAAAGATCGCTTGATAAGCCCTTATCATCCTAGGCAGATTTTTGTTTACGAAGGAGATAATGATATTGGTTACCAATGGACTCCGGATGAAATATTGGAGCAGATGAAGAGATTGTTCTTTATTCTCCGGAAAGAAAAGCCGGAAGCGGAAATTATCTTTATTTCTATCAAACCGTCTGTGCGGAGATTGAAAGACAAAGAGAGGATCGAACAGACAAATGCGTTGATAAAAGAGTTTGTAGAGCAACAAACGAATACTGCTTACGCAGATGTATATAATCCGATGTTTACAGCAAAAGGGGAATTATTCCCGGAACATTATCGGGAGGATGGTTTACATCTGACGGCTGAAGGTTATGCAGTATGGAAAGAAGTTATCTCCAAGTATATTAAATAA
- a CDS encoding glycoside hydrolase family 88 protein has product MSINHWIVKNLVCTLLLAVGGLNMYAQKDKYLIEAEAFQFKGKWSTDRSADCMGSAMLRLNGGGSLDEQFDALTVVNIMEEGDYNVWVRSADYDKLPGTRLFRLSVDEKPMKESGKHGKVGFYWENAGCVQLAKKQVLLRLHDTKRNFGRCDAILLVKDHSINPNEMDRKEVGKWRKNPVKIETKGSGFDNVSTPLLLSPDAEVVANIENPNIRVSFVKAGANNQAIACRTEIKVKGIWRRFLSTMEDHKVFLITAEQSPVDNDKFFPSWKNAVSKSSFTVGGKEYTVQSDEDYLNPYVAGVLSEAIPVKAVNKDNKSIEVQYITKNGSSITGYWTLPAEGNHVEVRLFCHPATDGMYSMGLSAFQPVPQPNVNNILLPPMFQYKRISSHPVMMLSSMMQQPLAIAESATPLGGVMSSFICGDDSTFPQEWGSVDFSPMGFSVKNEQNVVQPVAFAPVMGMKDSHVKAGQVIERKFVVGILPAGWNEVVEYISDQVYKVKDYRKQKEVSLTEAMFNILDLMRNEEYGGWDARLKGFYDIEGDPETAPTVVHAAPLAIIAASVFSEDEEFYLSRSLPTIEYTLSRSGYRWATDLVPSGYNKTLETLRLNPFNSQFNTSYYEGLHRLLGGLNPWLASIALPGDTLRKTKGYSTQVLSWVQAISAYNLTGDEKWKRFATSTADRYIDLQIYKNSSQPVGLMSFYNTNVYAPWWDLIDLYELTKEEKYLKAAQYGASNTIAGIRSFPAVTEDLQTIHPGNRFDGNTNLWWKGKEKYRLGFPRVANDAQEKQVPEWLVSPVGLGFEQPSTYFLRTKGKQVRPVFMSNWAPHLLRLYQYTHKPIYETYARNGVIGRFTNYPGYYATGYTDITLSPDFPYKGPDVSSIYYHHIPPHLAFTWDYLVSEAIERSNGNINFPSCKQEGFVWFTNRIYGNEKGKIFGDSKAKLWIKKGLIQIDNPTVNYLTAVSDKYFWVILSGESKQEESLTIRLEKVAELVGQGDIVQYTEKGKTVKVNRVGNAVKVSVPGKGFRALAFPLAETRKENRYPVLKNGIKVVDMGEPFGKVFLFRIRSPFGWDSVYGFAETAPAKEKEMSVSVECNGQSCTVSSYPFEWSFYKLGMDEKAVVKVTVSSKGQVDKTEEIILNSK; this is encoded by the coding sequence ATGAGCATAAATCACTGGATAGTAAAGAATCTTGTTTGCACCCTTCTTCTTGCGGTTGGAGGACTGAATATGTATGCGCAGAAAGATAAATATTTGATTGAAGCTGAGGCTTTCCAGTTCAAAGGAAAATGGTCAACAGATAGATCGGCTGATTGCATGGGGAGTGCCATGCTCCGTTTGAACGGTGGCGGAAGTCTTGATGAACAGTTTGATGCGCTTACAGTCGTCAATATAATGGAAGAAGGAGACTATAATGTATGGGTGAGGTCAGCGGATTATGATAAACTGCCGGGGACACGCTTATTCCGTTTAAGTGTGGATGAGAAACCAATGAAAGAATCTGGAAAACATGGAAAAGTCGGATTCTATTGGGAAAATGCAGGCTGTGTGCAGTTGGCAAAAAAACAGGTATTATTGCGATTGCATGATACGAAGAGGAATTTTGGCCGATGTGACGCAATCCTATTAGTAAAAGATCACTCTATCAACCCCAATGAGATGGATAGGAAAGAAGTGGGCAAATGGAGAAAAAATCCCGTTAAAATAGAGACGAAAGGTTCAGGTTTTGATAATGTGTCTACTCCGCTTTTATTATCGCCCGATGCAGAGGTGGTGGCTAATATCGAGAACCCGAATATTCGGGTGAGTTTTGTAAAAGCTGGAGCAAACAACCAGGCGATTGCTTGCCGGACAGAAATTAAGGTGAAAGGAATCTGGCGTCGTTTCTTGTCTACTATGGAAGATCATAAGGTATTTCTTATCACTGCGGAGCAAAGTCCGGTAGATAATGATAAATTCTTTCCTTCCTGGAAGAATGCAGTGTCAAAAAGTTCATTTACTGTTGGTGGAAAAGAATACACGGTACAGTCTGACGAGGATTATTTGAATCCTTATGTAGCAGGAGTGCTCAGTGAAGCTATTCCGGTGAAAGCAGTGAACAAGGATAATAAGAGCATTGAAGTACAATATATTACGAAGAATGGATCTTCTATCACTGGTTACTGGACGCTGCCTGCCGAAGGCAATCATGTTGAGGTGAGATTATTTTGTCATCCGGCTACTGATGGAATGTATAGTATGGGGCTTTCAGCTTTTCAGCCTGTGCCCCAACCGAATGTGAACAATATACTTCTTCCGCCGATGTTTCAGTATAAGCGAATTTCTTCACATCCGGTGATGATGCTTTCTTCAATGATGCAACAGCCGTTAGCTATTGCAGAATCTGCTACTCCTTTGGGTGGAGTAATGTCATCGTTTATATGTGGGGATGATAGTACTTTCCCGCAAGAATGGGGAAGTGTGGATTTTTCTCCGATGGGGTTTTCCGTCAAGAATGAGCAGAATGTGGTTCAGCCGGTAGCTTTTGCTCCTGTTATGGGGATGAAGGACTCTCATGTGAAAGCAGGACAGGTGATTGAACGTAAGTTTGTGGTAGGCATACTTCCGGCAGGTTGGAATGAGGTGGTAGAATATATTTCGGATCAAGTATATAAGGTAAAAGATTACAGGAAGCAAAAAGAGGTATCACTGACTGAGGCAATGTTTAATATTCTGGATTTGATGCGTAATGAAGAGTATGGCGGATGGGATGCCCGTCTTAAAGGATTCTATGACATTGAAGGAGATCCGGAAACGGCTCCGACGGTAGTACATGCTGCTCCTTTGGCTATTATCGCAGCGTCTGTCTTCTCGGAAGATGAAGAATTTTATCTGTCACGCTCTTTACCAACAATAGAATATACATTGTCTCGGAGTGGATACAGATGGGCTACAGACCTGGTTCCAAGCGGATACAACAAAACGCTTGAGACGCTTCGGCTCAATCCTTTTAATTCGCAGTTCAATACTTCTTATTATGAAGGCTTACATCGTCTTTTAGGAGGATTGAATCCGTGGCTGGCTTCAATTGCTTTGCCGGGGGATACATTGAGAAAAACAAAGGGATATTCTACACAAGTTCTTTCTTGGGTGCAGGCCATCTCCGCTTATAATTTGACAGGAGACGAGAAATGGAAACGGTTTGCTACTTCTACAGCCGACCGGTATATAGATTTGCAGATATATAAGAACTCATCCCAACCGGTGGGATTGATGTCTTTTTATAATACGAATGTGTATGCTCCGTGGTGGGACTTGATTGACTTGTATGAGCTGACAAAAGAAGAGAAATATTTGAAAGCGGCCCAATATGGAGCTTCTAATACCATTGCGGGAATCAGATCTTTCCCTGCCGTTACAGAGGATTTACAAACGATTCATCCGGGAAACCGTTTTGATGGGAATACAAACCTGTGGTGGAAAGGAAAAGAGAAATATCGTCTGGGATTCCCCCGCGTGGCGAACGATGCACAAGAGAAGCAAGTGCCGGAATGGCTTGTTTCACCGGTCGGACTAGGTTTTGAACAGCCTTCCACTTATTTCCTGCGGACAAAGGGAAAGCAAGTGCGTCCGGTCTTTATGAGCAACTGGGCTCCTCATCTGCTTCGCCTCTATCAATATACTCATAAGCCTATTTACGAGACTTATGCCCGGAATGGAGTGATTGGGCGGTTTACAAATTATCCGGGATATTATGCTACAGGATATACAGATATTACTCTGTCACCGGACTTTCCTTATAAGGGTCCGGATGTAAGCTCGATCTATTATCACCATATTCCGCCCCATTTGGCATTTACGTGGGATTACCTGGTGTCTGAAGCTATAGAACGTTCTAATGGGAATATTAACTTTCCATCCTGCAAGCAGGAAGGCTTTGTATGGTTTACGAACCGTATCTACGGGAATGAGAAGGGGAAAATATTTGGAGACAGCAAGGCAAAGCTTTGGATAAAGAAAGGGTTGATTCAGATAGATAATCCGACAGTAAACTATCTGACTGCGGTTTCCGATAAGTATTTTTGGGTGATTTTATCCGGTGAATCTAAACAAGAAGAATCACTTACTATTCGCTTGGAAAAGGTTGCCGAATTGGTTGGTCAAGGTGATATTGTACAATATACGGAGAAAGGGAAGACAGTAAAAGTAAACCGGGTTGGAAATGCAGTTAAGGTATCTGTTCCGGGGAAAGGTTTCAGGGCTTTGGCGTTTCCTTTGGCTGAGACTCGTAAGGAGAATCGTTACCCTGTATTGAAAAATGGAATAAAAGTGGTTGATATGGGGGAACCTTTCGGTAAGGTGTTCTTATTCCGTATTCGTTCTCCATTCGGATGGGATTCGGTATATGGGTTTGCTGAAACTGCGCCGGCTAAGGAAAAAGAAATGTCCGTATCGGTGGAATGTAATGGACAATCTTGTACTGTTTCTTCTTATCCCTTTGAATGGAGTTTCTATAAATTGGGAATGGACGAGAAAGCCGTTGTCAAAGTAACGGTGAGTTCGAAAGGACAGGTAGATAAAACGGAAGAAATCATACTTAATTCAAAATGA
- a CDS encoding glycoside hydrolase family protein: MPKNFISYFSVVVALSLSVALSAQELSVVRLANDQLELGWKKGVDGYTLETLKVKGTNGWEIMEIAKYQHNVLYASSKPETAPQKLYDNTGKEILFPAPQYRYIIPSWQQNTNAVAMNKAGENMVFHPSAVKRVSDTEICFRYENETMRITEKWCLDSLHQNDVKVDFILHSKKTGYYSLATPSLVSIDKYNFQWATVPGIFQGNAINTDFVQAYGYGQGIPDIPVVARERTASTLSSLITDRKGVTVAVTAEPGTGRDPWPKDKKMHAEWQLGLSVMNREGEFSPTLYHPVLGEKNSLMNVGDSLSFSFRYTIQKADWYAVLKHTINDIYRFTDFLRLKQTKYSLTQRLYDMHAYLTNDSTSKWHNLVYKGVTIGAQDYLGGVYDSEKDAMKNSDYGAMWMLAKLTDDPRLTQKRLPNALNFKLMQQHAEEDFLYGSSAGQYYLYKSKRFTEEWGPYTEPIATTYYMLMDMGNILLFEPQQKELKQHVKLAADRLLEWMKPNGQWEVAYENKTLKPTFTDIADLRPTFYGLLIAYEILKDKKYLQAAIQGADWYVENAVKKGHFLGVCGDTRFVPDFATAQSVQALLELYNVTGNEKYKEAAISAAKIYTASVYTHPIPTSVVKQVKGVERKDWEISQVGLSFEHGGVAGSANHRGPILLASHAGMFVRMYRLTKDSLFLNMARAAAIGRDAFVDFKTGVASYYWDSMNNGAGPYPHHAWWQVGWITDYLLSEISLRSNGGITYPGGFITPKVGPHLTYGFTSGTVFGTKADLIMRPGLFKLDNPYIEYMAALNKKEKTVFLILLNNDDEKQTSLIEMDTKCLFSGKKIRVKNVASLNNQGHSTLVDGVENWNVTIDAYGLTVLKIKYK, translated from the coding sequence ATGCCAAAGAATTTCATTAGCTATTTTTCTGTAGTCGTAGCTTTAAGCTTATCTGTCGCTTTATCAGCCCAGGAACTGTCCGTTGTGCGATTGGCTAATGACCAACTTGAACTTGGATGGAAAAAGGGTGTTGATGGATATACATTAGAAACGTTGAAAGTGAAGGGAACGAACGGTTGGGAGATAATGGAAATAGCTAAGTATCAGCATAATGTTTTATATGCTTCCTCTAAACCGGAAACGGCACCACAGAAACTATATGATAATACCGGAAAAGAGATTCTTTTCCCAGCTCCGCAATATCGCTATATTATACCTTCATGGCAACAGAATACAAATGCTGTTGCCATGAATAAAGCAGGAGAGAATATGGTTTTTCATCCTTCGGCAGTGAAGCGTGTTTCTGATACGGAAATTTGTTTCCGGTACGAAAATGAGACGATGCGGATTACAGAAAAATGGTGTCTGGATTCGCTTCATCAGAATGATGTAAAAGTTGATTTTATATTGCATTCCAAGAAGACAGGTTACTATTCTTTGGCAACCCCTTCACTGGTTTCAATAGATAAATATAATTTCCAATGGGCTACCGTTCCCGGAATATTTCAGGGGAATGCTATAAATACAGATTTTGTACAAGCGTATGGCTATGGTCAGGGAATCCCCGACATACCGGTAGTGGCAAGAGAACGTACTGCTTCTACATTATCCTCACTGATTACGGACAGAAAGGGTGTGACCGTTGCTGTAACAGCCGAACCTGGCACTGGCAGAGACCCTTGGCCGAAGGATAAAAAGATGCATGCGGAATGGCAACTCGGATTGTCGGTTATGAACCGGGAGGGGGAATTCTCACCTACACTTTATCATCCTGTGTTGGGAGAGAAGAATTCATTGATGAATGTAGGGGACAGTCTTTCTTTCTCTTTCCGTTATACTATTCAGAAAGCAGATTGGTATGCTGTATTGAAACATACGATTAATGATATTTATCGTTTCACTGATTTTCTAAGGTTGAAACAGACAAAATATTCATTGACACAAAGACTTTATGATATGCACGCATATCTTACTAATGACAGCACTTCCAAATGGCATAATCTTGTATATAAGGGAGTGACGATTGGAGCGCAAGACTATCTGGGTGGTGTATATGATTCAGAAAAGGATGCTATGAAAAACTCCGATTATGGAGCTATGTGGATGTTGGCAAAGTTGACGGATGATCCTCGCTTGACACAGAAAAGACTGCCGAATGCGTTGAACTTTAAATTGATGCAGCAACATGCGGAGGAAGATTTCCTCTATGGTTCCTCTGCCGGACAGTATTATTTGTATAAAAGCAAACGGTTTACCGAAGAGTGGGGACCTTATACGGAACCCATTGCAACCACTTATTATATGTTGATGGATATGGGTAATATTCTGCTTTTTGAACCGCAGCAGAAGGAATTAAAACAGCATGTCAAACTGGCTGCCGACCGTTTGTTGGAATGGATGAAGCCCAACGGACAATGGGAAGTAGCTTATGAGAATAAGACATTAAAGCCTACTTTTACTGATATTGCAGATTTACGACCAACGTTTTATGGATTATTGATTGCTTACGAGATATTGAAAGATAAGAAATATCTGCAGGCAGCTATACAAGGAGCGGATTGGTATGTGGAGAACGCTGTAAAGAAAGGACATTTCCTAGGCGTTTGCGGTGATACTCGTTTCGTTCCGGATTTCGCTACAGCCCAAAGTGTACAAGCCTTATTGGAACTGTATAACGTGACGGGAAACGAAAAGTATAAGGAAGCTGCTATATCAGCTGCTAAGATTTATACGGCATCGGTTTATACGCATCCTATACCGACGTCAGTAGTAAAACAAGTGAAAGGAGTGGAACGGAAAGATTGGGAGATCAGTCAGGTGGGATTGAGTTTCGAGCATGGTGGAGTAGCCGGTTCTGCCAATCATCGCGGACCAATATTATTGGCTAGCCATGCCGGAATGTTCGTACGGATGTATAGGCTGACAAAAGATTCATTATTTTTGAATATGGCACGTGCGGCTGCCATAGGACGAGATGCATTTGTGGATTTTAAAACGGGAGTCGCTTCCTATTATTGGGACTCGATGAATAATGGAGCAGGACCTTATCCACATCATGCTTGGTGGCAGGTGGGATGGATTACCGACTATTTATTGTCTGAAATATCTCTCCGTTCAAATGGCGGGATAACTTATCCGGGTGGATTCATTACTCCTAAGGTGGGCCCCCATCTAACTTATGGTTTTACGTCTGGTACGGTATTTGGTACGAAAGCCGATTTGATAATGCGTCCGGGACTATTTAAACTGGATAATCCTTATATAGAATATATGGCTGCTTTGAACAAGAAGGAGAAAACAGTTTTCCTTATCTTGTTGAATAATGATGATGAAAAGCAGACTTCTCTGATTGAAATGGATACGAAATGTTTGTTCTCCGGAAAGAAAATCCGGGTGAAGAACGTTGCTAGCTTGAATAATCAAGGTCATTCCACACTTGTAGATGGGGTGGAGAATTGGAATGTGACGATTGATGCATATGGCTTGACGGTTTTAAAGATTAAATATAAATAG
- a CDS encoding DUF5017 domain-containing protein yields MKNIIRYCGLLLVGLVSCMEDEAPSVELNVALDKQVYQVGEPVTFKLNGTPDNIVFYSGEVGHNYAYKERYHADGDLLVKFNSWVRYGDIYHNLKFLVSSDFSGIYDKENVEAATWIDLSDKFRFSVGDDQTPSGEVNLKEYVGAEEDAKLFVAFRYEDEQKARQNNWIIRSITLDCVSAEGVRSNLATMPTMGWKVVDFENPAVTWNVASTSQILIDGGANQPKNVDWVISQPFDVRKTTPDTGVALKNISTTMDEYKYVYTKPGIYEVVFETTSDWYNGSEHALTKLTVEVQGKVEEEIPASLSVLPDKVECKVGEPITFSLTGNNANNVVFYSGESGHNFDFRERFYADNDILVNFSTWVRYDVDQLLKFKISTDFDGVYEKEHVEAATWVDLSDKFAFSTGADKTPSGEVSLKEAAGDDPNARIFVAFHHKDEEEAVEKRNDWIVRTFEMDLISPEGFRSNLAKMSTKDWWTAVDCLNPNRNWNVTLQQLVLIGGTNKPTNDDWVISKPVYIRKGTPDKGVSLNSVTSKDYTYTYNTPGVYKVVFDWYDGSNYLQVKLNIEVKE; encoded by the coding sequence ATGAAAAATATAATAAGATATTGCGGTTTGTTACTTGTGGGGTTGGTTTCCTGCATGGAAGATGAGGCTCCAAGTGTGGAACTGAATGTGGCGCTGGATAAACAGGTTTATCAGGTGGGCGAACCTGTGACTTTCAAGTTGAACGGAACCCCTGATAATATAGTGTTCTATTCGGGAGAGGTAGGACATAATTATGCTTATAAAGAAAGATATCATGCGGATGGTGACCTGTTGGTCAAATTCAATTCTTGGGTGCGTTATGGAGATATTTATCATAATCTGAAATTCTTGGTCTCTTCTGATTTTAGTGGAATCTATGACAAAGAGAATGTGGAAGCAGCTACATGGATTGATTTGTCTGATAAGTTCCGCTTTTCAGTAGGGGATGATCAGACTCCTTCCGGAGAGGTGAATTTGAAAGAGTATGTCGGTGCGGAAGAGGATGCAAAGTTATTTGTTGCATTCCGTTATGAAGATGAACAGAAAGCACGGCAGAATAACTGGATTATTCGTTCCATCACACTTGACTGCGTTTCTGCCGAAGGGGTACGAAGCAATTTGGCTACGATGCCTACTATGGGCTGGAAGGTGGTTGATTTTGAAAATCCAGCAGTGACATGGAATGTTGCCTCTACCAGCCAGATATTAATTGATGGTGGGGCTAATCAGCCGAAGAATGTAGACTGGGTTATTTCGCAGCCTTTTGATGTCCGAAAAACAACTCCGGATACGGGCGTTGCGTTGAAGAACATCAGTACCACGATGGATGAGTATAAGTACGTATATACTAAACCGGGAATCTATGAGGTTGTATTCGAAACCACATCCGACTGGTATAATGGCAGTGAACATGCATTGACGAAACTAACTGTGGAGGTGCAAGGTAAAGTAGAAGAAGAGATTCCTGCTTCGCTGAGTGTCTTGCCGGATAAAGTGGAATGTAAGGTGGGAGAGCCTATAACGTTTAGTTTGACTGGTAATAATGCCAACAATGTAGTTTTCTATTCCGGAGAAAGTGGACATAACTTTGATTTCAGAGAAAGGTTCTATGCGGATAATGACATCTTGGTGAATTTTTCGACATGGGTGCGTTATGATGTGGATCAACTTTTAAAGTTTAAAATATCAACAGATTTTGATGGTGTGTACGAAAAGGAACATGTAGAAGCTGCTACGTGGGTTGATTTGTCAGATAAATTTGCTTTCTCGACAGGAGCAGATAAAACGCCTTCAGGTGAAGTTAGTTTGAAAGAAGCTGCTGGTGATGATCCTAATGCCCGGATATTTGTGGCTTTTCATCATAAAGATGAAGAGGAAGCTGTAGAGAAACGGAATGATTGGATTGTCAGAACGTTCGAAATGGACTTGATTTCTCCGGAAGGTTTTAGGAGTAATTTAGCGAAGATGTCTACGAAAGATTGGTGGACAGCTGTTGACTGTTTAAATCCGAACCGAAATTGGAATGTAACTCTTCAACAGTTAGTGTTAATAGGAGGTACTAATAAGCCAACTAATGACGATTGGGTTATCTCCAAACCTGTTTATATCAGAAAAGGTACCCCCGATAAAGGAGTCTCTTTAAATAGTGTTACTTCCAAAGATTATACATACACTTACAATACTCCCGGTGTCTATAAGGTTGTATTTGACTGGTATGATGGAAGTAATTATTTGCAAGTGAAATTAAATATTGAAGTGAAAGAATAA